A stretch of the Oncorhynchus mykiss isolate Arlee chromosome 23, USDA_OmykA_1.1, whole genome shotgun sequence genome encodes the following:
- the LOC110502624 gene encoding cysteine-rich protein 2 isoform X2, translating into MFAGETSLCPGCEKVVYFAEKVMSLGRNWHRPCLRCERCKKTLTSGGHAEHDGIPYCHVPCYGILYGPKGVNIGKVGCYIYEKEDVEQTEIPSQS; encoded by the exons ATGTTTGCTGGAGAGACCTCACTCTGTCCTGGCTGTGAAAAAGTGGTCTATTTTG CAGAGAAGGTGATGTCCCTGGGTAGGAACTGGCACAGACCCTGCCTGCGCTGTGAGAGGTGTAAGAAGACactgacctctggtggacatgcTGAG CATGATGGGATACCTTATTGCCACGTCCCTTGCTACGGCATCCTGTATGGACCAAAAGGAGTGAACATCGGCAAGGTGGGCTGTTACATCTATGAGAAGGAAGACGTGGAGCAAACTGAAATACCCAGCCAGTCCTAA